In Theileria equi strain WA chromosome 4 map unlocalized gcontig_1105316255033, whole genome shotgun sequence, the following are encoded in one genomic region:
- a CDS encoding conserved hypothetical protein (encoded by transcript BEWA_013860A) — protein MTKNGTQILSDNGANETQETLMDSDQNDDPTQTPKQRSEAQSDNLVTSAPNEDEEEEKIEVGHYSANRKFKDRLVARLLCRWWYVFPDWPPSDFDYNGELSKRKLKLFKIEEFENQENVDSNGYGKVYELSAFPGVFRDYTGQAHDLRPLEGKPCYNNFVKYSEAKLLELVETAINNQLKILENSTFDEAVTIRLLKEVCLLQITHAL, from the exons ATGACGAAGAATGGAACCCAGATACTCTCCGACAATGGAG CGAATGAGACTCAAGAAACTTTGATGGACTCTGACCAAAATGATGATCCTACACAGACACCAAAGCAAAGGTCCGAGGCGCAAAGCGATAATCTGGTGACCTCAGCACCTAACGAAGACgaggaagaggaaaagaTTGAGGTTGGTCACTACAGCGCCAACAGGAAATTCAAGGATAGACTTGTGGCTCGTCTGCTCTGCAG GTGGTGGTATGTATTCCCAGATTGGCCTCCTTCAGACTTTGATTACAATGGAGAATTGAGCAAGAGGAAGCTGAAGCTGTTCAAGATTGAAGAATTTGAGAATCAGGAAAACGTTGATTCCAATGGCTACGGAAAGGTCTACGAACTATCAGCCTTCCCGGGGGTATTTAGGGACTATACTGGTCAAGCACATGATTTAAGACCACTAGAAGGAAAGCCATGCTATAAcaattttgtaaagtacAGCGAGGCCAAACTGCTGGAACTTGTAGAAACTGCCATAAACAATCAACTAAAGATTCTTGAAAACTCAACATTTGATGAAGCAGTTACAATTCGATTGTTGAAGGAGGTATGCTTGCTACAAATTACCCATGCACTGTAA
- a CDS encoding ubiquitin family member protein (encoded by transcript BEWA_013870A) — translation MADSGDKGQGLIKVCFRMITEKTFTLELDPSLCISDVKALLETESEIAPENQRLIFKGQLLKDDLTLESYNVESGSTIHVVGRVAGSETSSDAGTSSASRMGENSHSSSSDTANSFNRNLASMGIFMSPIFAASAEIPVSNIGVSTGTTAQAGTDAAGGTREAGNHSGNETNWTWSSYNVGSHPMVLGRMHFTRTINPQDSSGIEQVASQFLNGILGGLMNGSSAATTANATTSDTNASATATAASTTVPTSVQPETNTGALPVAVIGTLTADINDELDGAIVANAPQEVAVVGECVNREGNRDERFLLTDPVMLGSHLSWSNLERLELLVGISVDFALQDRTFSNFVARFERAYSRVLALLNRLDRWHRYQEHIQPLEFSQLSSIFALASAINAQISSLLALTFGYANGNAVSNVQGITSPLISHAVPESPPRQLEPPQDVDCAVSSLEIEREDDNVIRVDTNDCDVPGSSGEYNGTETDPSKLLDEYQASPSFKEKMAKFAAKGRLGDAYFGMGT, via the coding sequence ATGGCAGATTCCGGTGATAAAGGTCAAGGGCTCATAAAGGTTTGTTTCCGTATGATTACTGAAAAGACCTTTACGCTTGAGCTCGATCCATCTCTTTGCATAAGTGACGTAAAGGCCCTTCTTGAGACAGAATCTGAGATTGCTCCGGAGAATCAGAGGCTTATTTTCAAGGGACAATTGTTAAAGGACGATTTAACACTGGAGAGTTATAATGTGGAATCTGGGAGTACCATTCACGTCGTTGGTAGAGTTGCCGGTTCAGAGACTAGTTCTGATGCAGGGACTAGCAGTGCATCTAGAATGGGTGAGAATAGCCACAGTAGCTCCAGCGATACTGCGAATTCATTTAATAGGAATTTGGCATCAATGGGAATTTTCATGAGTCCTATTTTTGCCGCTTCTGCAGAAATTCCCGTTTCCAACATTGGTGTATCTACTGGAACGACTGCACAAGCGGGAACAGATGCGGCTGGAGGGACCAGAGAAGCCGGTAATCATTCAGGGAATGAAACAAACTGGACGTGGTCATCTTATAATGTAGGTTCACATCCCATGGTCCTTGGTCGCATGCACTTTACTAGGACAATAAATCCTCAAGACTCGTCGGGGATTGAACAAGTTGCTTCGCAGTTTTTGAATGGAATTCTCGGGGGACTCATGAATGGCTCATCTGCTGCAACTACAGCTAACGCCACCACAAGTGATACGAATGCTAGTGCGACTGCGACAGCCGCAAGCACAACTGTACCAACCAGTGTACAACCAGAAACCAATACCGGAGCACTACCAGTAGCAGTAATTGGAACCCTTACAGCTGATATTAATGATGAACTAGATGGTGCCATTGTGGCAAATGCCCCGCAAGAAGTAGCAGTTGTAGGTGAATGTGTGAATAGAGAGGGAAACCGTGATGAAAGGTTTTTGTTGACGGATCCAGTAATGCTGGGTAGTCATCTTTCCTGGAGTAATTTGGAACGCTTAGAATTACTTGTAGGAATTTCCGTAGATTTTGCATTACAAGATCGCACATTTAGCAACTTTGTTGCACGGTTTGAGAGGGCATATTCCAGAGTTTTAGCGTTGCTAAACCGTTTGGACAGATGGCATCGTTATCAGGAACATATTCAGCCCTTGGAATTTTCTCAATTGTCGAGTATTTTTGCCTTGGCATCAGCTATAAATGCACAGATTTCGTCACTTTTGGCATTGACATTTGGATACGCAAATGGTAATGCGGTTTCAAACGTTCAGGGTATTACCTCGCCCCTCATTTCTCATGCAGTTCCTGAATCACCGCCTCGTCAGTTAGAACCACCACAGGATGTAGACTGCGCAGTTTCAAGTTTGGAGATTGAAAGGGAGGATGACAATGTTATAAGGGTGGATACAAACGACTGTGATGTTCCAGGGTCCAGTGGAGAGTATAACGGAACAGAGACTGATCCAAGCAAGTTATTGGATGAGTATCAAGCGTCGCCTAGTTTTAAAGAAAAGATGGCAAAGTTTGCCGCAAAGGGGCGACTTGGTGATGCCTATTTTGGAATGGGTACGTGA
- a CDS encoding methyltransferase domain containing protein (encoded by transcript BEWA_013880A): MTSGSKLANILTFSNVINGLVIVNGALLYTIYTNYKAKRPEYKLVEPPTETHRINIYNSIASTYDSTFEPIFEKNKVNKTKKVIVANATGHVLEVAAGTLGNLKYYGDIDSLTAIDKSVRMCVEMKKKVEKEKPKFPVTIICGDASKVPFNDSGFNTIVSTYALCSVEDPVACVKEIARVMKPGGSYFALERGKIHYWPIRKLMSALRLYPNPSVPWKNGYYEDRDPLQIIQDGGLKVAKFVVFGFGVNYSIFSKRDNVKVVHFADGPEIDQDTKVFYRYTPQ, translated from the exons ATGACTTCTGGAAGTAAACTGGCGAATATTTTAACTTTTAGTAAT GTCATAAATGGTCTAGTTATCGTAAATGGCGCTTTATTATATACAATATACACGAATTATAAAGCCAAACGACCAGAGTATAAGCTAGTAGAGCCACCAACAG AAACACATCGCATCAACATCTACAACTCAATTGCTTCAACATATGATTCTACTTTCGAACCGATTTTCGAG AAGAACAAGGTAAACAAGACCAAAAAGGTTATTGTTGCAAATGCCACGGGTCACGTATTGGAGGTAGCCGCTGGTACCCTTGGAAATCTCAAATACTATGGAGATATCGATAGTCTTACTGCGATAGACAAAAGCGTCCGCATGTGCgtggagatgaagaagaaagtgGAAAAGGAGAAACCAAAGTTTCCAGTTACTATAATCTGTGGAGATGCTTCAAAAGTGCCTTTCAATGACTCTGGATTCAATACTATAGTTAGCACCTATGCCCTGTGTTCAGTCGAGGATCCAGTTGCATGCGTCAAGGAAATCGCAAGGGTTATGAAACCCGGAGGATCATACTTTGCCCTAGAACGAGGTAAAATTCACTATTGGCCCATTAGAAAACTcat GTCGGCTCTGAGGCTTTATCCAAACCCATCAGTGCCATGGAAAAACGGATATTATGAAGACCGTGATCCACT GCAAATCATACAAGACGGCGGACTGAAAGTTGCCAAGTTTGTCGTTTTTGGGTTTGGAGTAAATTACTcgattttttcaaaacGTGACAATGTAAAGGTTGTACACTTTGCAGATGGACCAGAGATTGACCAAGATACCAAGGTTTTTTATAGGTATACTCCGCAGTGA
- a CDS encoding hypothetical protein (encoded by transcript BEWA_013890A), with the protein MKIIVVILLLTCRFCTCVNPPVPSGKEADVKSGPKGAGQRQLPLALPPGGSHANRHGPNAQRTPPPRSRGLRDTATRGTFPGVKPTGTQTAVGRGTTKVTVNSKHNTRPDIEDIGEDLEEDLKHVKAYHEIRHETINTTPEVTSTVEPKEKPLKYKMNVTLVTVGKSTEGTLSVVTYTAKQDAHVPLLLHDNKLVWRGIDSMNNEDTLVKAKVYLGSGGPLATNLTYKRVTESTTREYCKLVRGNWTFVDKSSLEMAFDEIEIPSNASASAYRTKVDSTLFDIQVGKHNGIPVLNCIAKKGVKVPKLVYDGKVVWQADGNQSCSSATFYFGKSGIIGISFTHGSREETLHDCFRVFSNDEWEGVNGDYYERVLYEAKNPETSVATASENTKAKSFIDTAKFTVVSDMDDTVPILRCTAGNGASKLTYGSDTIWPGKKDVTCLSAVLYLDGDKPTLAVLVTRDKNNKQSKVYRYHDGKQWKDGKEEDHKKNLDALKTKAKNHPIAKQSPVQLTPKQGVQAKPGDAPVKTDEQTPQKKPQVNAQPAPPTTSKLPTQPSKRAPVKETLLDIGRPDPQSYRSFDYALDDVPTRLIVTVKEQPNKVVLGQETLWSTGGTGRCNYCTVHMKDNRPVLVYMSGRSFSLYILKTDGGWKSIDNYSEEFAKLRLAVPSPSSFSLDLSVSEDTGQCRIFETPFNKVNTRFYVPKVGKYATSVSNGQAVLWKGDKEKAILVRLYPSDNPTLLHVLSKDTNGAFKHSYLVKSGSKWESINKDVHDRLLSEIKATAPGKHTDVGKLRQELMESQASLDKLVESKKFTDRDGPEDPSILDIVHYEESNAYTVTDCTLDGYPTTVFIPDKGSIKKVVYGSLTIWEGAENEECKYLMIHCVYNIPAFAYLIKGSDRDIDLYFANKGDNWEEIQVDYIRKLNELRKDKPASGDYVIDINNTTSDEKCKVYSYTIDGLLTYSYYPHQEVTVKNIMEGDKEIWNGVRTKTFGKNTNERCLYLAVSYVNSTPVLVYFVALDGYKLEYTFYKKGSNGKWSSCYDYVYKNKWNQLINKKDTSAGGKEISDMRQERLKKVAQVKTLSRDCIINARDISLHETYRVIKTFINNIPAIVYIPGPAFNFSKIILGHVNFSHFFPKDEFKGLSAFLKDNELSIMHLNRIQDRKNVDEYVDFTDTELDCSLADIEALKSQSPGIFSLDISRGGTDGCKFVSFRHDGVVTHSHTVNAGYTANMVTDGVLVLWKGDADEKCLYTLTSFLDGIPILLNIFVRLSDGKLEHYYFYNHGEWTVINSLDYKAILEDLADTTKSRLSESIDRDNREVLSLDVAKVDTSKYTMETTKLRVLTSIKYSPPENSRVTKVVFGNDSLWQTLKAGVQCKFAVITYRGISIELAQLCIVDGCEKYMHFEMEDGRLSSITAEEYNDALSRLDSGDGASDEDFEFILSTIDTLDLMTPAELDFEIDRFQLDTLSSAVYLPLPKHTIGRVVLGKVLWTSGNSKCLYVSTFSTEKSIQLVQIVTENETLHFSRLDNGLTKVPKEKYNELFEKLGYRQVDQTPFYVPLKVPDIPSTISLDVSKALDSRVKTENGTFKGVSYTTFYTSDKDVIDKISSGKLTVWEPEENEVCVYGRLYLDNGPKLLKIRTVGKDESNIVHLAFDTDKWICLSQDVFNDRLNLMVLKLTEPLRFALTTTTDGYYEYTFDLSRYHLDSRFNSGFMTYGGHKYAVCTPKNGVIKKVIQGSITIWTPSSDDYYANMVLLSRNTNLYILVQSPFNIPAVLSYNLKNNVWHMVNHEAISTDITKTLPIPSFRLTLDLTGKHDPEKYRVFKMDINGVTTTVFITIYGYYFDKVVSGKDLIWQSSENEECRYLMFHDKSGKNSFITVFVDDMDGSKFMVYEMKDKWTFSHQLLGPENDHKTTTPTVFHLSDKTHQNVYFCDNVFNGIVHRAFSPLPGYHVQEVKDIETTIWQAEDKEHCIFILSVPGTDKSKVPLLSLFIRNEDYCGFKHFEKTDKWRHIDERGYDKRLIEKKQANNVTTTVAISSIPQYKNAVTLDTANVDHDRVDLHEDSLNGARFLYSAKTGDYFNSLLDSGKSVWKSDKDKCLTVAIYGKEEMHCRLDVLSSDVITPMYFCRKAGNWSSTNHGTFHDWLRNYVKTPRVKLDLGNLDTNFFESFRYTQNG; encoded by the coding sequence atgaagatcATCGTAGTCATTCTTTTACTCACCTGCAGATTTTGCACTTGTGTGAATCCTCCTGTTCCTAGCGGTAAAGAAGCAGATGTTAAAAGTGGACCTAAGGGGGCTGGACAGAGACAACTACCTCTAGCACTTCCACCAGGTGGTTCACATGCCAATAGGCACGGTCCTAATGCTCAAAGGACTCCACCTCCTAGATCTAGAGGACTCAGGGATACAGCAACAAGAGGCACTTTCCCAGGAGTAAAGCCTACTGGTACACAAACTGCAGTTGGAAGGGGTACTACTAAAGTAACCGTAAACTCCAAGCATAATACTCGTCCAGACATTGAGGATATTGGCGAGGacctggaagaagatttaaagcATGTCAAGGCATATCATGAGATTAGACATGAAACTATCAATACTACTCCTGAGGTAACTAGTACTGTGGAGCCTAAAGAGAAGCCTTTGAAGTACAAGATGAACGTGACTCTGGTCACTGTAGGAAAGTCTACTGAGGGAACTCTTTCAGTGGTTACCTATACAGCCAAGCAAGATGCTCATGTACCCCTACTCTTGCATGATAATAAACTTGTTTGGAGGGGTATAGACAGTATGAATAATGAGGACACTCTGGTAAAGGCAAAAGTCTACCTCGGATCTGGTGGACCACTAGCTACCAACTTGACATACAAGAGAGTCACGGAAAGCACCACCAGGGAGTACTGTAAACTAGTAAGGGGTAACTGGACCTTTGTTGACAAGAGTTCCCTAGAAATGGCatttgatgaaattgaaaTACCTAGTAATGCTAGTGCATCTGCCTATAGAACAAAGGTAGACTCTACTCTCTTTGACATACAGGTGGGAAAGCACAATGGGATACCAGTATTAAACTGCATTGCCAAAAAGGGTGTAAAGGTACCCAAACTTGTTTACGATGGCAAAGTCGTATGGCAAGCTGATGGAAATCAATCCTGTTCATCAGCCACTTTTtactttggaaagtctGGTATCATTGGCATATCCTTTACCCATGGCAGTAGAGAAGAGACTCTCCATGACTGTTTCCGTGTCTTTAGCAACGACGAATGGGAGGGTGTAAACGGTGACTACTATGAAAGGGTACTTTACGAAGCCAAGAATCCAGAGACCTCTGTAGCCACTGCATCTGAGAATACCAAAGCCAAGAGTTTCATTGACACTGCCAAGTTTACCGTAGTTAGTGACATGGATGATACAGTCCCAATCCTAAGATGTACAGCTGGGAATGGTGCCTCTAAACTTACCTATGGTTCTGATACAATATGGCCAGGGAAGAAGGATGTTACGTGTCTCTCAGCTGTCTTGTATCTTGATGGAGACAAGCCTACACTCGCAGTACTTGTTACCAGAgataagaataataagCAGAGCAAGGTTTAcagataccatgatggtaagCAGTggaaagatggtaaagaagaggaccacaagaagaatctggacGCTTTAAAGACAAAAGCAAAAAATCATCCTATAGCTAAGCAGTCACCTGTTCAACTAACTCCCAAGCAAGGAGTTCAGGCTAAGCCAGGAGATGCTCCAGTAAAGACAGATGAGCAGACTCCTCAGAAGAAACCACAAGTGAATGCACAACCGGCTCCTCCTACCACTAGTAAGTTGCCTACTCAGCCATCCAAGAGAGCTCCGGTAAAGGAGACACTCCTTGACATTGGTCGACCAGATCCACAAAGCTATAGATCATTTGACTATGCACTGGATGATGTTCCAACTAGACTCATAGTTACAGTGAAGGAACAACCAAACAAGGTAGTACTTGGACAAGAAACTCTATGGTCTACTGGTGGCACTGGAAGATGTAACTACTGTACCGTCCACATGAAGGATAATAGGCCAGTGCTAGTCTACATGTCTGGAAGATCCTTCTCATTGTACATACTAAAGACTGATGGTGGATGGAAATCCATTGACAACTACAGTGAGGAGTTTGCTAAGCTTAGACTTGCCGTACCCTCACCatcctcattctccctTGACCTCTCTGTTTCTGAGGATACAGGACAATGTAGAATCTTTGAGACACCCTTCAATAAGGTAAACACTCGTTTCTATGTTCCAAAGGTTGGAAAGTATGCCACTAGTGTTTCTAATGGACAAGctgtactatggaaggGTGATAAAGAGAAAGCAATCCTGGTGAGACTCTACCCATCTGATAATCCTACCTTGTTACACGTGCTCTCTAAAGACACTAATGGAGCATTCAAACACAGCTACCTTGTCAAGAGTGGTAGTAAATGGGAATCTATTAACAAGGACGTTCACGATAGACTACTCTCTGAAATAAAGGCTACTGCACCTGGTAAACATACAGACGTTGGTAAGCTTAGACAAGAACTGATGGAGTCACAGGCCTCTCTTGATAAACTGGTAGAGTCCAAGAAATTTACAGACCGTGATGGGCCAGAGgatccttccattcttgacatTGTCCACTATGAGGAGTCCAATGCCTATACAGTAACAGACTGCACACTAGATGGTTATCCTACTACAGTCTTTATTCCTGACAAGGGTAGCATTAAGAAGGTGGTCTATGGAAGTCTTACAATCTGGGAAGGTGCtgaaaatgaggaatgtaAGTACCTAATGATCCACTGCGTCTACAATATACCAGCGTTTGCATACCTCATAAAAGGGTCAGACAGGGATATAGATTTATACTTTGCCAACAAGGGGGATAACTGGGAAGAGATCCAGGTAGACTACATTAGAAAACTTAATGAACTTCGTAAGGATAAACCAGCCTCTGGAGACTATGTGATAGACATCAATAATACTACTagtgatgaaaaatgcaaGGTTTACAGCTATACAATAGATGGGCTTCTGACATACTCATACTATCCGCATCAAGAAGTTACAGTGAAGAATATAATGGAAGGAGATAAGGAGATTTGGAATGGAGTGAGAACCAAAACgtttggaaaaaatactAATGAAAGATGTCTTTACTTGGCAGTAAGTTATGTTAATAGTACACCTGTGttggtatattttgtaGCATTGgatggatataaacttgagtatacattttacaagaaaGGTTCAAATGGTAAATGGTCAAGTTGCTACGACTATGTCTATAAAAATAAGTGGAATCAACTAATTAATAAGAAAGATACATCAGCTGGGGGCAAAGAGATATCAGATATGAGACAAGAGAGACTTAAAAAGGTTGCACAGGTGAAGACTTTATCTAGAGACTGTATTATAAATGCCAGGGATATATCTCTCCATGAAACGTATAGAGTCATAAAGACCTTCATAAACAATATTCCCGCTATCGTATATATTCCTGGACCAGCTTTTAATTTTAGCAAAATTATTTTAGGACATGTGAACTTTTCCCATTTTTTCCCTAAAGACGAGTTCAAAGGTTTATCTGCATTTCTGAAGGATAATGAGCTCTCAATAATGCACCTTAATAGGATCCAGGATAGAAAAAACGTAGATGAGTACGTTGACTTTACAGACACAGAACTGGATTGCTCTCTTGCTGATATTGAAGCACTAAAATCTCAGAGTCCTGGGATCTTCTCATTGGATATATCCCGTGGAGGAACTGATGgatgcaaatttgtaagCTTCCGTCATGATGGTGTTGTAACTCACTCCCACACTGTTAATGCTGGTTATACAGCTAATATGGTTACTGATGGAGTTCTTGTTCTTTGGAAGGGTGACGCTGATGAAAAGTGTTTATATACTCTCACTAGTTTTCTGGATGGCATTCCTATCCTACTGAACATTTTTGTGCGACTATCTGATGGTAAACTTGAGCATTACTACTTCTATAACCATGGAGAATGGACGGTCATTAATAGTCTGGACTACAAAGCTATACTGGAGGACCTTGCTGACACTACTAAATCTAGGTTGTCTGAGTCCATTGACAGGGACAACAGAGAAGTGCTCAGTCTAGATGTTGCCAAGGTAGATACTAGCAAGTATACCATGGAGACTACAAAGCTTAGAGTACTTACCAGCATTAAATATAGTCCACCAGAGAACAGCCGTGTTACCAAGGTTGTCTTCGGCAATGACTCTCTATGGCAGACTCTCAAGGCTGGTGTCCAATGTAAATTTGCCGTCATTACATACAGaggaatatccatagaACTCGCTCAACTGTGTATTGTGGATGGTTGTGAGAAGTATATGCACTttgagatggaggatggtAGACTAAGTAGCATTACAGCTGAGGAGTACAATGATGCTCTGTCAAGATTAGACTCTGGAGATGGTGCATCTGATGAAGACTTTGAATTCATTCTTTCTACCATAGACACTCTTGATCTCATGACTCCAGCTGAACTGGACTTTGAGATAGACAGGTTCCAGTTGGATACACTCTCATCTGCAGTCTACCTACCACTTCCTAAACATACCATTGGCAGAGTAGTACTTGGGAAGGTATTATGGACCAGTGGCAACTCCAAGTGTCTCTACGTCAGTACATTCTCCACTGAGAAGTCCATACAGTTGGTCCAGATAGTCACTGAGAATGAGACTCTCCACTTTAGTAGACTGGACAATGGACTCACCAAGGTACCAAAGGAAAAGTATAATGAACTATTTGAGAAACTAGGATACAGACAAGTTGACCAAACTCCATTCTATGTTCCACTCAAGGTACCAGATATACCCAGCACAATCTCATTGGATGTCTCAAAGGCACTGGACTCCAGGGTCAAAACCGAGAATGGCACCTTCAAAGGAGTCTCTTATACTACCTTTTACACATCTGACAAGGATGTTATAGACAAGATATCCAGTGGCAAACTTACTGTATGGGAACCTGAAGAGAATGAGGTCTGTGTCTACGGTCGTCTTTATCTGGACAATGGACCCAAGCTTCTCAAGATCCGTACTGTTGGCAAGGATGAAAGTAACATAGTACACCTTGCATTTGATACAGACAAGTGGATATGTCTCAGTCAGGATGTATTCAATGACAGACTTAACTTGATGGTCCTAAAGTTGACTGAACCACTCAGGTTTGCCTTGACTACCACAACTGATGGATACTATGAATACACCTTCGACTTGAGTAGATACCACCTAGACTCTAGATTTAACTCTGGTTTCATGACATATGGAGGTCACAAGTATGCTGTTTGTACTCCCAAGAATGGCGTCATAAAGAAGGTGATTCAGGGTAGCATTACCATATGGACTCCGTCCTCAGATGACTACTATGCCAACATGGTACTTCTCTCAAGGAACACAAATCTCTACATTCTTGTTCAATCACCTTTCAACATTCCTGCCGTATTGTCTTATaatctgaagaacaatGTTTGGCATATGGTAAACCATGAAGCCATTTCTACTGACATTACCAAGACACTCCCAATCCCATCCTTTAGACTGACACTTGACCTAACTGGAAAACATGACCCAGAGAAGTACAGAGTGTTCAAGATGGACATAAATGGTGTTACTACAACAGTCTTCATTACCATCTACGGATACTACTTTGACAAGGTGGTCTCTGGTAAGGACCTCATTTGGCAGTCGTctgagaatgaggaatgtaGGTATCTCATGTTCCATGACAAGTCTGGAAAGAACTCATTTATAACAGTCTTTGTTGACGATATGGATGGATCCAAGTTCATGGTATATGAGATGAAGGACAAGTGGACATTCTCCCACCAGTTGCTCGGACCTGAGAATGACCACAAGactactactcctactGTATTCCACCTAAGTGACAAGACTCATCAGAATGTCTACTTCTGCGATAACGTCTTCAATGGTATAGTACACAGAGCTTTCTCACCATTACCTGGCTACCATGTTCAGGAGGTAAAGGATATTGAGACTACCATATGGCAGGCAGAGGATAAGGAGCACTGcatattcattctctctgtACCGGGTACTGATAAGAGTAAAGTTCCACTACTAAGTCTCTTTATAAGGAATGAGGACTACTGTGGTTTCAAACactttgagaagactgATAAGTGGAGACATATTGATGAACGTGGCTATGACAAGAGACTCATTGAGAAGAAGCAAGCTAACAATGTGACTACTACTGTTGCCATATCCAGTATACCTCAGTACAAGAATGCAGTTACTCTTGACACAGCCAATGTTGACCATGATAGGGTTGATCTCCATGAAGACTCCTTGAATGGTGCCAGATTTCTCTACTCTGCCAAGACAGGGGACTACTTTAATAGCTTATTGGACAGTGGAAAGAGTGTTTGGAAGAGTGACAAGGACAAGTGTCTTACTGTAGCCATTTATGGAAAGGAGGAAATGCACTGTCGTCTGGACGTACTCTCTTCGGATGTCATAACCCCAATgtacttttgcagaaaGGCTGGTAACTGGTCTTCTACTAATCACGGGACCTTCCATGACTGGCTAAGAAACTATGTCAAGACTCCTAGAGTTAAACTTGATCTTGGTAACCTGGACACTAACTTCTTTGAGAGCTTCAGGTATACTCAGAACGGCTAG